One Gloeobacter morelensis MG652769 DNA window includes the following coding sequences:
- a CDS encoding DNA polymerase III subunit delta' (catalyzes the DNA-template-directed extension of the 3'-end of a DNA strand; the delta' subunit seems to interact with the gamma subunit to transfer the beta subunit on the DNA) yields the protein MNGTATGAVQGQPLAMALLERAVVTGRIAPAYLFCGPQGVGKAMAARHFAARLLKNTLGRIERGNHPDLLWVEPTYKKSDKLLSRAEALAEGGNLPRALPQVRLEQVRGVTQFLSRPPLEAACQVIVIEGAEAMGDGAANALLKILEEPGGAVFVLTAPCADSLLATVRSRCQKVPFYCLPCELVAEILAALGKSVDERLLAMAQGSPGRALELQAWLTAIPPELLAAAEKWACRSLDLRGALTLARRIDAELSLEQQIPLVDYLQQRAWAAGRVEPLAPLEALRGQLLGYISPRLAWEGAIGSTGG from the coding sequence ATGAACGGCACTGCAACCGGAGCGGTTCAGGGTCAACCCCTGGCGATGGCCTTGCTCGAACGGGCAGTCGTCACCGGACGCATCGCCCCGGCATACTTGTTTTGCGGACCGCAGGGGGTGGGTAAGGCGATGGCCGCCCGCCACTTCGCGGCCCGGCTGCTCAAAAACACCCTTGGCCGCATCGAGCGGGGCAACCACCCGGATCTGCTCTGGGTCGAGCCGACTTACAAAAAAAGCGACAAGCTGCTCAGCCGCGCCGAGGCTTTGGCAGAAGGGGGCAATCTGCCCCGGGCGCTTCCGCAGGTGCGCCTTGAGCAGGTGCGGGGGGTCACCCAGTTTTTGAGCCGCCCGCCGCTGGAAGCCGCTTGTCAGGTGATTGTGATCGAAGGTGCCGAGGCGATGGGCGACGGGGCGGCCAACGCCCTGCTCAAGATCCTCGAAGAACCGGGGGGAGCGGTCTTTGTGCTGACGGCTCCCTGCGCAGACAGCTTGCTTGCCACTGTCCGCTCGCGCTGCCAGAAGGTGCCTTTTTACTGCTTACCCTGCGAACTGGTAGCTGAAATTTTAGCGGCACTGGGCAAGTCGGTAGACGAACGGCTGCTCGCCATGGCCCAGGGCAGCCCCGGCCGCGCCCTCGAATTGCAGGCGTGGCTTACCGCCATCCCACCCGAACTGCTGGCGGCGGCCGAAAAGTGGGCTTGCCGGTCCCTCGACCTGCGCGGTGCCCTCACCCTCGCCCGCCGCATCGACGCCGAACTGAGCCTCGAACAACAAATCCCCCTGGTCGATTATCTACAGCAACGCGCCTGGGCGGCGGGCCGGGTGGAGCCACTGGCGCCATTGGAGGCATTGCGCGGCCAACTGCTGGGCTATATCTCGCCCCGGCTTGCCTGGGAGGGAGCTATCGGTTCTACCGGCGGGTAG
- a CDS encoding alpha-amylase family glycosyl hydrolase, translating to MTTTKDPSESMVQQQSESKAEARTGQIRFQLLAPYNETAALVGSFSNWEEIPMEKDDKGCFFVEVDLPDGEHQYKFKLVSKSFFCEGKTVAIADPYARQVDEKNRENAVIRIKDGKQITDEYVWEHDDVPLSPDDHLIIYELHVSAFGGDTFIDAIEQLDYLVDLGVNCVQLMPVTEYPGEHYWGYNPRHPFAPESSYGKPEDLKAFVDACHERGLRVILDIVLNHSESESPLTRIDFTYWFYAPGTEPDEPGNVWGPKFNLEFYDEHYKRNPAREYLYDLVDYWVREYHIDGYRIDAAAQIKYFDFLGEVARRSKANAGGKPFYLVGEHIPENPAITGADGPMDGAYHETYYWMIDDLMVRNMFDTDQIVDSINPLHHGYPGPSNAVNFYENHDKPRLLQRLRDAGINEEGSFKRLECAAALLMTSVGLPMLYQGQAMGQAYPQDEQVHAVEWTLLDHDRHVALLERYKGLISLRRETQALWTNEIEFFHIDEEARVIGYVRFNDEGSRVAVVAHLGDGNLGDYQVPCFPEDGHWFEKTRLYEVDVEGGILNVHLSDWDVHVFRNGG from the coding sequence ATGACGACGACCAAAGATCCGTCCGAGAGCATGGTGCAGCAGCAGTCCGAATCAAAAGCCGAAGCCAGGACCGGCCAGATTCGCTTTCAATTGCTTGCACCCTACAACGAAACAGCGGCACTCGTAGGCTCATTCTCAAATTGGGAAGAAATCCCGATGGAGAAGGACGACAAGGGCTGCTTCTTCGTTGAGGTCGACCTGCCGGATGGCGAACATCAGTACAAGTTCAAACTTGTCTCCAAGAGTTTCTTCTGCGAGGGCAAGACGGTGGCGATCGCCGACCCGTACGCCCGCCAGGTCGATGAGAAAAACCGCGAAAATGCCGTCATCCGCATCAAGGACGGCAAGCAGATCACCGACGAGTACGTCTGGGAGCACGACGATGTGCCCCTTTCTCCGGATGACCATTTGATTATCTATGAACTGCACGTGAGCGCCTTTGGCGGCGACACGTTCATCGACGCGATCGAGCAGCTCGACTACCTGGTGGATCTGGGGGTCAATTGCGTGCAGCTGATGCCTGTCACCGAGTACCCGGGTGAGCACTACTGGGGCTACAATCCGCGCCACCCCTTTGCTCCCGAATCCTCCTACGGCAAGCCCGAAGATCTCAAAGCCTTCGTGGACGCCTGTCACGAGCGCGGTTTGCGGGTCATCCTCGATATCGTCCTCAACCACTCCGAATCGGAAAGCCCCCTCACGCGCATCGACTTTACCTACTGGTTCTATGCGCCGGGCACCGAGCCGGACGAACCGGGCAACGTCTGGGGACCCAAGTTCAACCTCGAATTTTACGACGAGCACTACAAGCGCAACCCGGCCCGCGAATACCTCTACGACCTGGTCGATTACTGGGTGCGCGAGTACCACATCGACGGCTACCGCATCGACGCCGCCGCCCAGATTAAATACTTCGATTTTCTAGGCGAAGTGGCCAGGCGTTCGAAGGCCAATGCGGGGGGCAAACCCTTCTACCTCGTCGGCGAGCACATCCCCGAAAATCCGGCCATTACCGGTGCGGACGGCCCGATGGACGGCGCCTACCACGAGACTTACTACTGGATGATCGACGATCTGATGGTGCGCAACATGTTCGACACCGACCAGATTGTCGATTCGATCAACCCCCTGCACCACGGCTATCCGGGACCGAGCAACGCCGTCAACTTCTACGAAAACCACGACAAACCCCGCCTGCTGCAGCGGCTGCGCGACGCGGGCATCAACGAAGAGGGCAGCTTTAAGCGCCTGGAGTGCGCGGCGGCCTTGCTGATGACCTCGGTGGGCCTGCCGATGCTCTACCAGGGCCAGGCGATGGGCCAGGCCTATCCCCAGGACGAGCAAGTGCACGCGGTGGAGTGGACACTGCTCGATCACGACCGGCACGTGGCGCTTCTGGAGCGCTACAAAGGTCTCATCTCCCTGCGGCGCGAGACCCAGGCGCTCTGGACCAACGAGATCGAATTTTTCCACATCGACGAAGAAGCGCGGGTGATCGGCTACGTGCGCTTCAACGACGAGGGCTCGCGGGTGGCCGTCGTCGCCCACCTGGGCGACGGCAACCTGGGCGATTACCAGGTGCCCTGCTTCCCCGAGGACGGCCACTGGTTCGAGAAGACCCGCCTCTACGAAGTCGACGTCGAAGGCGGCATCCTCAACGTGCACTTGAGCGACTGGGACGTGCATGTCTTTCGCAACGGCGGCTGA
- a CDS encoding glycosyltransferase family 4 protein, with product MALTVVFNGNYLSLRPTGIGQYVLNLWRCWRHAQKPLRAFMPAEYLQEPLTGHRTVKTPGHLARLIWNQTVLPTRLRPGEVLFNPVPEGPLVGGLPQVTAAHDTIPLVFPELFPRKQAYFRYLVPACLRRATRILCNSEQTRTDLVHFYGLDPARMTVIPLACDRERFFPRPADPRQLASYGLDADRYVLYVGSHEPHKNLARLLEAFARVAGNWPGQLAIAGACDPRYTPPLMRLAEQRGIAARVRWLDYPADADLPLLYSGAHLFAFPSLYEGFGLPVLEAMACGAAVITSARGALAEVAGQAAVLVEPQSAQGIAAGLERLFEPRVRAQYRVLALQRAAEFSWERTAEATWRVIEGVRSPQ from the coding sequence ATGGCCCTGACGGTCGTCTTCAACGGAAATTATCTGTCGCTGCGGCCTACCGGCATCGGCCAGTACGTCCTCAACCTCTGGCGCTGCTGGCGGCACGCGCAGAAGCCCTTGCGCGCCTTTATGCCGGCGGAGTACCTGCAAGAACCGCTCACAGGCCACCGCACGGTCAAAACACCCGGCCACCTGGCCCGTCTCATCTGGAATCAGACCGTCCTGCCCACCCGGCTGCGGCCGGGTGAGGTGCTGTTCAATCCGGTACCGGAGGGGCCGCTGGTAGGCGGATTGCCCCAGGTCACCGCCGCCCACGACACCATCCCGCTCGTCTTCCCGGAACTTTTCCCGCGCAAGCAGGCTTACTTTCGCTATCTGGTGCCCGCCTGTCTGCGCCGGGCGACCCGGATTCTTTGCAATTCCGAGCAGACCCGCACCGATCTGGTGCACTTCTATGGCCTCGACCCGGCCAGGATGACCGTGATCCCCCTCGCCTGCGACCGGGAGCGTTTTTTTCCGCGCCCGGCCGATCCCAGGCAACTGGCCTCCTACGGATTAGACGCCGACCGGTACGTGCTCTACGTCGGCTCCCACGAGCCCCACAAAAACTTGGCCCGGCTCCTCGAGGCCTTCGCCCGGGTGGCCGGCAACTGGCCGGGCCAGCTCGCCATCGCCGGAGCCTGCGACCCCCGCTACACTCCCCCCCTGATGCGTCTTGCAGAGCAGCGGGGGATTGCTGCCCGGGTGCGCTGGCTCGATTATCCGGCCGATGCGGATTTGCCGTTGCTCTACAGTGGCGCACACCTGTTCGCCTTTCCCAGTCTGTACGAAGGATTCGGCCTGCCGGTACTGGAGGCGATGGCCTGCGGCGCGGCGGTGATCACCTCCGCCCGCGGAGCGCTCGCGGAGGTGGCGGGGCAGGCGGCGGTTCTGGTTGAGCCGCAATCCGCCCAGGGGATCGCCGCCGGGTTAGAGCGGTTGTTTGAGCCGAGGGTACGGGCGCAGTACCGCGTCCTTGCCCTGCAGCGGGCCGCCGAATTTAGCTGGGAGCGCACCGCCGAGGCGACCTGGCGGGTGATTGAGGGGGTGAGATCCCCCCAGTGA
- a CDS encoding PadR family transcriptional regulator, with the protein MALAHAILALLADRSFSGYELTKEFEGSVGCFWKATHQQIYRELAALEERRFVHADLVAQEGRPNKKLYELTEAGKRWLSEWMAEPSEPCAVREDMLVKTFAGYLTSPEVLIADIERRKALHAEKLAYYRQIEREHFSDLSAIPIEKRFGYLSLKRGLRYEADWVAWCDEAAALLRSPSFASPG; encoded by the coding sequence ATGGCACTGGCGCACGCGATACTGGCACTGCTGGCGGACCGCTCCTTCAGCGGTTACGAGTTGACAAAAGAATTCGAAGGCTCGGTGGGGTGTTTCTGGAAAGCGACCCACCAGCAGATTTACCGGGAACTGGCGGCGCTTGAGGAGCGCCGCTTCGTGCACGCGGATCTGGTGGCCCAGGAAGGACGGCCCAACAAAAAGCTCTACGAACTGACGGAGGCGGGCAAGCGCTGGCTTTCTGAGTGGATGGCCGAGCCGAGCGAGCCGTGCGCAGTGCGCGAAGACATGCTGGTCAAAACCTTCGCGGGTTATCTCACCTCCCCGGAGGTGCTCATCGCCGATATCGAAAGGCGCAAGGCCCTGCACGCCGAGAAGCTCGCATACTACCGGCAGATTGAGCGGGAGCACTTCAGCGATCTGAGCGCCATACCGATCGAGAAGCGCTTCGGCTACCTTTCGCTCAAGCGCGGGCTGCGCTATGAAGCGGACTGGGTGGCGTGGTGCGACGAGGCGGCGGCCCTGTTGCGCTCCCCCAGCTTCGCATCGCCCGGGTAA
- a CDS encoding ABC exporter membrane fusion protein, which produces MATLSRFPGQVASRWRVFLAIAAAVGGGTLLFYGLSARQPEAAPVVMAPSAPLSRTVVASGRLEPEGEVVRLAAPTAFEATRLEKLLVREGDRVKAGQVVAVLDRRGRYAAAVAEARSRLRVAQARLAQVRAGAKGGELAAQRAGVERLAGELEIARAEWERYAALERAGAVSASALDSKRLAVRTLEGQLAQARHALVATAEVRPTDVLEAQAQIEQARSAQARAEADLEVAYVRALADGQVLKIHAWPGEVIGPEGIAEVGRTDRMFAVAEVYETEIGRVRPGQRARITSANGAFAGPLGGTVDQVGRIIAKKDVLNTDPAADIDARVVEVKIRLDPADGRRVSGLTNLQVDVTIEPNRRGQP; this is translated from the coding sequence ATGGCAACTCTCAGTCGGTTTCCAGGCCAGGTAGCGAGCCGGTGGCGGGTGTTCTTGGCGATCGCTGCCGCAGTAGGCGGCGGGACGCTGCTGTTCTATGGTCTTTCGGCGCGGCAGCCGGAGGCGGCGCCGGTCGTCATGGCGCCGTCCGCACCACTGTCGCGGACGGTGGTCGCGTCGGGGCGGCTCGAACCGGAGGGCGAGGTGGTCCGCCTGGCAGCACCCACGGCCTTCGAGGCGACGCGGCTGGAGAAGCTGTTGGTGCGCGAAGGAGACCGGGTCAAAGCCGGGCAGGTGGTGGCGGTGCTCGATCGGCGGGGCCGCTACGCGGCGGCGGTCGCCGAGGCCCGCTCCCGGCTGAGGGTGGCCCAGGCGCGGCTGGCGCAGGTGCGCGCCGGGGCAAAAGGCGGCGAGCTTGCGGCGCAGCGCGCCGGGGTCGAGCGGCTGGCGGGTGAACTGGAGATTGCCCGCGCCGAGTGGGAGCGCTACGCAGCGCTGGAGCGCGCTGGGGCGGTTTCTGCCTCCGCCCTCGACAGCAAGCGCCTGGCGGTGCGCACCCTCGAAGGGCAGCTGGCCCAGGCCCGCCACGCCCTGGTCGCCACCGCCGAGGTGCGTCCCACCGATGTGCTCGAAGCCCAGGCACAGATCGAGCAGGCGCGCTCGGCGCAGGCGCGGGCCGAGGCGGATCTCGAAGTGGCCTACGTGCGTGCCCTGGCGGACGGCCAGGTGCTCAAGATCCACGCCTGGCCGGGCGAAGTGATTGGTCCTGAGGGCATCGCCGAGGTGGGCCGCACCGACCGGATGTTCGCGGTGGCCGAGGTGTACGAGACAGAGATAGGCCGGGTGCGCCCGGGGCAGCGGGCGCGGATCACCAGTGCCAACGGTGCTTTCGCTGGTCCCCTGGGCGGCACGGTGGATCAGGTGGGCCGGATCATCGCCAAAAAGGACGTGCTCAACACCGACCCCGCCGCCGACATCGACGCGCGCGTAGTCGAGGTCAAAATTCGTCTGGACCCGGCGGACGGTCGCCGGGTGAGCGGTCTGACCAACCTGCAGGTGGATGTGACCATCGAGCCGAATCGGAGAGGACAACCATGA
- the devC gene encoding ABC transporter permease DevC, whose product MKLPLAWLQLTRERVRLLVAVAGIGFAVILMFLQLGFRAALFDGAVRLHASFEADIFLIGPKSSALVSMQSFSQRRLYQAMAVPGVAGASPVYLGFGRFRNPETNETRGIFAVGFNPGEPVFRLGEVNRQLASIRKPDTVLFDRASRSEYGPIAARYTGGKSIVTEVNDRRVRVGGLFQMGTSFAINGTLITSDLNFLRLFGERSKGLVDLGLVRLAPGADPQQVQADLRAALPADVRVLSRQEYMNFEKDYWNRSTPIGYIFALGAAMGFIVGTIIVYQILYTDVSDHLAEYATLKAIGYTNGYLLGVVFQEAFLLSLLGFIPGFAISLGLYDLTRGATLLPLAMDPLRAAIIFALTVLMCALSGAIAVRRLRSADPAEIFA is encoded by the coding sequence ATGAAGCTGCCCCTCGCCTGGTTGCAACTGACCCGCGAGCGGGTGCGGCTGCTGGTCGCCGTGGCCGGCATCGGCTTCGCGGTGATCTTGATGTTTTTGCAGCTCGGTTTTCGTGCCGCCCTGTTCGACGGTGCGGTGCGATTGCACGCAAGTTTCGAAGCGGACATCTTTTTGATCGGTCCCAAATCGAGTGCGCTGGTGAGTATGCAAAGTTTCTCGCAGCGGCGGCTCTATCAGGCGATGGCCGTACCGGGGGTGGCGGGGGCCAGTCCCGTCTATCTGGGCTTCGGCCGCTTTCGCAACCCCGAGACCAACGAGACGCGCGGCATTTTTGCAGTGGGCTTCAATCCGGGCGAGCCGGTCTTTCGCCTGGGCGAGGTGAACCGCCAACTGGCTTCGATCCGCAAACCCGACACGGTGCTCTTTGATCGGGCCTCGCGCAGCGAGTACGGACCGATTGCCGCGCGCTACACCGGCGGCAAGTCCATCGTCACCGAGGTCAACGACCGGCGGGTGCGGGTGGGGGGCCTCTTTCAGATGGGTACTTCCTTTGCCATTAACGGCACCCTGATTACCAGCGACCTTAATTTCTTGCGCCTGTTTGGCGAGCGCAGCAAGGGCCTGGTGGATCTGGGACTGGTGCGCCTCGCCCCCGGTGCCGACCCGCAGCAGGTCCAAGCCGATTTGCGCGCTGCGCTGCCCGCCGATGTGCGCGTGCTGTCGCGCCAGGAATATATGAACTTCGAAAAAGATTACTGGAACCGTAGTACGCCCATCGGCTACATCTTTGCCCTCGGTGCGGCAATGGGTTTCATCGTGGGTACCATCATCGTCTACCAGATTCTCTATACCGACGTGAGCGATCACCTGGCCGAGTACGCGACGCTCAAGGCGATCGGCTACACCAACGGCTACCTGCTCGGTGTGGTCTTCCAGGAAGCCTTCTTACTGTCGCTTTTGGGCTTTATTCCCGGCTTTGCCATCTCTCTGGGTCTGTACGATTTGACGCGGGGGGCGACGCTGTTGCCGCTGGCGATGGACCCGCTGCGCGCAGCGATTATCTTCGCGCTCACGGTGCTGATGTGCGCCCTTTCCGGTGCCATCGCCGTGCGCCGCTTGCGCTCCGCCGATCCGGCCGAAATCTTCGCCTAA
- a CDS encoding DevA family ABC transporter ATP-binding protein: MSQTPVIAIRRLDHTFGQGALERRVLSDIDLTIAAGELVILTGPSGSGKTTLLTLIGALRSPQTGSLRVLGQELCGASEADLVAIRRNIGYIFQSHNLLGFLTARQNVQMAAELSAGSPAEARALSEAILVAVGLSERLDYYPENLSGGQKQRVAIARALVNRPFLVLADEPTAALDSKSGREVVELMQRLAADQGCAILMVTHDSRILDVATRTVHMEDGRLVQSETAVRI; encoded by the coding sequence ATGTCTCAGACGCCCGTGATTGCCATCCGCCGGCTCGACCACACCTTCGGCCAAGGCGCCCTCGAGCGCCGGGTACTCTCGGACATCGATCTCACCATCGCCGCGGGGGAGCTGGTGATCCTCACCGGCCCTTCCGGTTCCGGCAAGACGACGCTGCTCACGCTGATTGGCGCGCTGCGCTCCCCCCAGACGGGCAGTCTGCGGGTGCTCGGCCAGGAGTTGTGCGGAGCGAGCGAAGCGGATCTGGTGGCCATCCGCCGCAACATCGGCTATATCTTCCAGTCCCACAATTTGCTCGGTTTTCTGACCGCGCGCCAGAACGTGCAGATGGCGGCGGAGCTGAGCGCCGGCAGCCCTGCCGAGGCCCGCGCCCTCTCAGAAGCAATCCTGGTAGCGGTGGGTCTAAGCGAGCGGCTCGATTACTATCCGGAGAACCTTTCCGGTGGCCAGAAGCAGCGCGTCGCTATCGCCCGCGCCCTGGTAAACCGGCCCTTCCTGGTCTTGGCCGACGAACCGACCGCCGCCCTCGACAGCAAGTCCGGCCGCGAGGTGGTGGAATTGATGCAGCGGCTGGCCGCCGATCAAGGCTGCGCCATCTTGATGGTCACCCACGACAGCCGCATCCTCGATGTCGCCACCCGCACCGTGCACATGGAAGACGGCCGGCTGGTGCAGAGCGAAACCGCAGTGCGCATTTGA
- a CDS encoding DUF5615 family PIN-like protein, giving the protein MSLRLLIDEDTQAWRLVELLRAAGHDVLTPQEAGLIGKPDAIVFEYAITTRRTLLTHNCSDFFRLHQANPSHLGILAIYRDADPQKQMSRPAIVRAIANLEELGIDLQQQFYALNHYNW; this is encoded by the coding sequence TTGAGCCTGCGCCTGCTCATCGATGAAGACACCCAGGCATGGCGTCTGGTTGAGTTGTTAAGGGCTGCCGGCCACGACGTCTTGACCCCGCAGGAGGCAGGATTGATCGGTAAGCCGGATGCAATCGTATTCGAATACGCAATAACGACGCGACGCACACTACTGACGCACAACTGCTCCGACTTCTTCAGGCTGCACCAAGCCAACCCGTCGCATTTGGGCATCCTGGCAATTTATCGGGATGCGGATCCGCAAAAGCAGATGAGCCGTCCTGCAATTGTCAGAGCCATCGCCAATCTCGAAGAGCTTGGGATAGACCTACAACAGCAGTTCTACGCTCTGAACCACTACAACTGGTAG
- a CDS encoding IS1 family transposase, with amino-acid sequence MRCSDCHSDQLRKNGHINSKQRYFCKDCHKQFPEYYTPQGYPDEVKRHCLTMYLGGLGFRAIERASGVHHTTVIHWVKQAASALPDAPEVQKIPVVAQLDELQTYVGRKKQALGLDGSR; translated from the coding sequence ATGAGATGCTCAGACTGCCACTCGGACCAGCTGCGCAAAAACGGCCACATCAACAGTAAGCAGCGCTACTTTTGTAAAGATTGTCACAAGCAGTTTCCTGAATACTATACTCCCCAGGGTTATCCAGACGAAGTCAAGCGCCACTGCCTGACCATGTACCTGGGCGGCCTCGGCTTCCGTGCCATTGAACGTGCCTCTGGCGTTCATCATACTACTGTCATTCACTGGGTCAAACAGGCCGCATCCGCTCTGCCAGATGCCCCGGAAGTTCAGAAAATACCTGTCGTTGCTCAGCTCGATGAGCTGCAGACTTATGTGGGGAGAAAAAAACAAGCTCTGGGTCTGGACGGCAGTCGATAG
- a CDS encoding alpha/beta hydrolase family protein, whose amino-acid sequence MQSLSFANPRRSQYAFFEGQNWATVNADIYLPQGLTGPAPLVIICPELGSNRRTFAYVAQHLASRGFAVAAIEQPGANTEAVERAFAGDYTIQGSVQFVARPMYVSMLLDELQRLSDFDPLWKGRLDMTRIGALGHSWGGYTVLALAGANIDYNFVRRICNIKNQLVVLVNPSVLLQCVLDSNPLPEIDLKDTRIKAVFGVNPLATAVSGPTGIAQIQIPTMILTASEDIFSRPVSEQINPFRWLTTKNKYLVLARNATHFTPTLSQKATDSAFNLPEWMLGPPPEQMFGALNALSTAFFKTYLEGAERYAAYLSEDYVRTLGQEPMKFSLVTALDEGIKQRLEAQFLKYVGEP is encoded by the coding sequence ATGCAGTCCCTCAGCTTCGCAAACCCACGCCGCAGCCAGTACGCCTTTTTCGAGGGTCAAAACTGGGCAACGGTGAACGCCGATATCTACCTACCCCAGGGACTGACAGGACCCGCACCGCTTGTGATCATCTGCCCGGAACTTGGCTCCAACCGCAGGACGTTTGCCTACGTGGCCCAACACCTGGCTTCCCGGGGCTTTGCCGTGGCAGCCATCGAGCAGCCGGGTGCCAATACTGAGGCCGTGGAGCGTGCCTTTGCCGGAGATTATACGATACAGGGATCCGTGCAGTTTGTTGCCCGACCGATGTACGTCTCGATGCTGCTCGACGAGTTGCAGCGTCTTTCCGACTTCGATCCGCTCTGGAAGGGACGACTCGATATGACCCGCATCGGTGCCTTGGGCCATTCCTGGGGAGGCTACACGGTCCTCGCCCTAGCCGGGGCGAACATCGACTACAACTTTGTACGGCGTATCTGCAACATCAAAAATCAGTTAGTGGTGCTCGTCAATCCGTCGGTACTGCTGCAGTGTGTCCTCGATAGCAATCCCCTTCCGGAAATCGACCTCAAGGATACGCGCATCAAGGCGGTATTCGGTGTCAATCCCCTGGCGACAGCCGTCTCAGGCCCGACCGGGATTGCCCAAATCCAGATTCCGACGATGATTCTGACTGCCAGTGAAGACATCTTTTCTCGCCCGGTCAGCGAGCAGATCAACCCGTTTCGCTGGTTGACGACCAAGAACAAGTATCTGGTACTTGCCAGAAATGCCACCCACTTCACGCCCACCCTAAGCCAAAAGGCGACCGACTCGGCCTTCAATCTGCCTGAGTGGATGCTCGGTCCGCCGCCCGAGCAGATGTTCGGGGCGCTCAATGCTTTGAGCACAGCGTTTTTCAAGACCTACCTGGAGGGTGCAGAGCGCTACGCTGCGTATCTGAGTGAGGATTACGTGCGCACGCTTGGTCAAGAGCCGATGAAATTCAGCCTGGTCACCGCCTTGGACGAGGGTATAAAACAGCGGCTTGAGGCGCAATTCCTGAAGTACGTCGGGGAGCCATAG
- a CDS encoding HEPN domain-containing protein, producing the protein MEPCRERARGGARILSPEQIRLLARAGEAVAAARLLLEAGLFNDSASRSYYAMFYCATELRPLFGCQPHKATAMAPRRTSGIAPQAAVLYPRPRR; encoded by the coding sequence GTGGAGCCTTGTCGAGAACGTGCGCGAGGAGGGGCTCGAATTTTGAGCCCCGAGCAAATCCGGCTGCTGGCGCGGGCGGGCGAGGCAGTCGCCGCTGCGCGTCTGCTGCTGGAGGCCGGTTTGTTCAACGACAGCGCCTCGCGCTCGTACTACGCGATGTTTTACTGCGCTACGGAACTGCGACCATTATTCGGCTGCCAACCCCACAAGGCGACGGCTATGGCTCCCCGACGTACTTCAGGAATTGCGCCTCAAGCCGCTGTTTTATACCCTCGTCCAAGGCGGTGA
- a CDS encoding nucleotidyltransferase family protein yields the protein MADSFTADFAVEPLSSKQLGRLLADLRSELETLYGPRLVRSVLFGSYARGAAGSESDVDVLTVLTDPVDPMLEIERTGALVGRLLSEHGKLVGLLAVGKSVYDAGGWSLVENVREEGLEF from the coding sequence ATGGCAGATTCCTTCACAGCGGATTTTGCGGTCGAACCTTTGAGTAGCAAGCAGCTCGGACGGCTACTCGCCGATTTGCGTTCGGAACTCGAAACGCTGTACGGTCCGCGTCTGGTGCGGTCGGTCCTGTTCGGCTCCTACGCGCGAGGTGCCGCTGGTTCCGAATCGGATGTGGACGTGCTCACAGTGCTGACAGATCCGGTCGATCCGATGTTGGAGATCGAGCGCACCGGTGCGCTGGTGGGGCGGCTACTAAGCGAGCATGGTAAGCTCGTCGGGCTGTTGGCCGTCGGGAAATCGGTATACGACGCGGGCGGGTGGAGCCTTGTCGAGAACGTGCGCGAGGAGGGGCTCGAATTTTGA